One stretch of Saccharopolyspora erythraea DNA includes these proteins:
- a CDS encoding CD225/dispanin family protein has translation MTSSSDPVEPPAQPSSTPPAEPSQTPSAEPAQTPSAETPAQPDAQAPAYLPEPYLAQQDAQAPYPAQQPYPAQPPYPMPPHGMPGYGPVPIVNNLGWAIGGLLTCWPFGIPALIKALEVNNLWARGLYQQAEFSAAEAKKWGKIGVIVGASLLGAYLLFIIVYFVVIIGVIGVGVSGGL, from the coding sequence ATGACCTCCTCGTCCGATCCCGTCGAACCACCGGCGCAGCCGTCGTCGACCCCTCCGGCGGAGCCTTCGCAGACCCCTTCCGCTGAGCCGGCGCAGACGCCGTCGGCGGAGACTCCGGCACAGCCGGACGCGCAGGCGCCCGCCTACCTCCCGGAGCCCTACCTCGCGCAGCAGGACGCCCAGGCGCCCTATCCGGCGCAGCAGCCGTATCCGGCACAGCCTCCCTACCCGATGCCGCCCCACGGGATGCCTGGTTACGGGCCGGTGCCGATCGTCAACAACCTCGGCTGGGCGATCGGCGGCCTGCTGACCTGCTGGCCGTTCGGCATCCCGGCGCTGATCAAGGCGCTGGAGGTGAACAACCTCTGGGCGCGCGGGCTCTACCAGCAGGCCGAGTTCAGCGCGGCCGAGGCCAAGAAGTGGGGCAAGATCGGCGTCATCGTCGGAGCCAGCCTCCTGGGTGCCTACCTGCTCTTCATCATCGTCTACTTCGTCGTCATCATCGGCGTGATCGGCGTCGGCGTCAGCGGCGGCTTGTGA
- a CDS encoding DUF2752 domain-containing protein, translated as MTDAAGHAPRGGGVRSLLFPAATALAGCAAAAVVWFADPTSDAGFPLPPCPVKLLFGLDCPGCGASRMVYSLLHGDVLSALHYNAVALVFVPFFLWTWGAWVLGRWRGRRVITWEHWRWSPLVALIVIAVWSVVRNLPFPPFEWLYV; from the coding sequence ATGACGGACGCGGCAGGCCACGCGCCGCGCGGAGGGGGCGTCCGGTCGCTGCTGTTCCCGGCGGCGACGGCGCTGGCGGGGTGCGCGGCCGCCGCGGTCGTCTGGTTCGCCGACCCGACCTCCGACGCCGGGTTCCCGTTGCCGCCCTGCCCGGTCAAGTTGCTGTTCGGCCTGGACTGCCCCGGATGCGGCGCGAGCAGGATGGTCTACAGCCTGCTGCACGGTGACGTGCTCTCGGCGCTGCACTACAACGCGGTGGCCCTGGTGTTCGTCCCGTTCTTCCTGTGGACCTGGGGAGCGTGGGTGCTGGGCCGGTGGCGGGGGCGCAGGGTCATCACCTGGGAGCACTGGCGCTGGTCGCCGCTGGTGGCGCTGATCGTCATCGCCGTGTGGTCGGTGGTGCGCAACCTGCCGTTCCCGCCCTTCGAGTGGCTCTACGTCTGA
- a CDS encoding DUF4190 domain-containing protein yields MTYPQDPQPQDQPGYPQPYPQPGYTQNPYHHPGYPPPYLMPRYNGLAIASMVVSLVGVISCYGAILMGPVGAILGHVAQGKIKRDPQQNLGGGMAITGIIVGWITFGLWALLITFVILAASGVLGPEIQEEFD; encoded by the coding sequence ATGACCTACCCCCAGGACCCGCAGCCACAGGACCAGCCCGGATACCCGCAGCCGTATCCGCAGCCGGGGTACACGCAGAACCCCTACCACCATCCCGGGTATCCGCCGCCGTACCTGATGCCCAGGTACAACGGCCTCGCGATCGCTTCGATGGTGGTGTCGCTGGTCGGGGTCATCAGTTGCTACGGCGCGATCCTCATGGGGCCGGTCGGCGCCATCCTCGGGCACGTCGCCCAGGGCAAGATCAAGAGGGATCCGCAGCAGAACCTCGGCGGCGGCATGGCCATCACCGGGATCATCGTCGGCTGGATCACCTTCGGGCTCTGGGCTCTGCTGATCACCTTCGTGATCCTGGCGGCCTCCGGAGTGCTCGGCCCGGAAATCCAGGAGGAGTTCGACTGA